A part of Rhodothermales bacterium genomic DNA contains:
- a CDS encoding energy transducer TonB — protein MAVLKDKPTWRGSRTREDRPSTDDGVERSGLLNSGERPKRSVEYGRRILRKERGKNWRSHYRLSVEAGLTVSLAALVWIIRAPLYPAAEGFDVTLAEQEVVEMEEILQTKQIDRPPPPPRPPVPVEVADDTILDDDELDLDVTLDMNEAAAYIPPPPVEEVEEEEEDLTEIFVVVEQMPEIIGGANKIYEFLEYPPIARQAQMEGLVVIQVVVEPDGTGSNPIVAKSAGGVLDEAAIEAVTKLRYNPGRQRGRAVRVKLAIPIRFMLRERS, from the coding sequence ATGGCAGTTTTGAAGGACAAACCCACATGGCGGGGCTCTCGCACCCGAGAGGACAGACCGAGTACGGACGACGGAGTTGAGCGGTCGGGTCTACTGAATAGCGGGGAACGGCCGAAGAGGTCCGTAGAGTACGGAAGAAGGATTCTCCGCAAAGAGAGGGGGAAGAACTGGCGCTCACACTACCGCCTTTCCGTTGAGGCTGGACTCACGGTGTCACTCGCTGCGCTGGTGTGGATTATCCGTGCTCCTCTGTATCCGGCCGCCGAGGGATTCGACGTGACACTGGCGGAGCAGGAGGTCGTTGAGATGGAAGAGATCCTTCAGACCAAACAGATCGACAGACCGCCGCCACCGCCACGGCCGCCCGTGCCTGTTGAAGTCGCGGACGACACGATTCTCGATGATGACGAGCTGGACCTGGACGTGACGCTGGACATGAATGAAGCGGCTGCCTACATACCGCCACCGCCGGTTGAAGAGGTAGAAGAAGAGGAAGAAGATCTGACCGAGATCTTCGTCGTCGTAGAACAGATGCCTGAGATCATCGGCGGTGCGAACAAGATCTACGAGTTTCTTGAGTATCCGCCAATTGCGCGTCAGGCACAGATGGAGGGTCTCGTGGTGATCCAGGTTGTGGTGGAACCGGACGGGACGGGCTCGAATCCGATCGTCGCGAAGTCGGCGGGCGGCGTGCTTGATGAAGCCGCGATAGAAGCGGTAACGAAGCTTCGATACAACCCGGGCCGACAACGTGGTCGAGCGGTCCGCGTGAAACTCGCGATTCCGATACGCTTCATGCTTAGAGAGCGCTCTTAG
- a CDS encoding universal stress protein: MDSFGRILVGTDFSDSSHAALRQAASLGQTCGAETHVAHVIDTLGENPLVEAYRVAINDRILIDALVQESSRLMKTFINRSGIDEGAVKSVQVRGPRPAHALVDYARKEEMDLIAVGTHGRSGLKRLLLGSVARAVVAESDIPVLVARERIGSDTDQPVQRILVPLDLSDNSVSGLRAAHKLATLFRAQLEIVNVLERFAFPVSLTTIKTLRDLVPDVEERVHQMVVDLVKDLRGPYIPHRIHVREGIPAPVILDFVNELGCDLIVMTKRGLSASERFVVGSTTEKVLQGASCSVYVEPPVSTPASAA, translated from the coding sequence ATGGACTCGTTTGGGAGAATCCTTGTCGGTACCGACTTCTCGGATTCCTCCCATGCGGCGTTACGACAGGCCGCGAGTCTTGGCCAGACTTGCGGAGCTGAGACGCACGTGGCTCACGTGATCGATACGCTCGGCGAGAATCCTCTCGTGGAGGCCTATCGTGTCGCCATCAATGATCGCATTCTCATCGATGCCCTTGTGCAGGAGTCAAGCAGGTTGATGAAGACGTTCATCAACCGGTCAGGCATCGATGAGGGCGCTGTGAAATCCGTGCAGGTGCGAGGTCCGCGACCAGCTCACGCCCTGGTTGACTACGCGCGGAAGGAAGAAATGGATCTTATCGCCGTCGGGACGCACGGTCGGTCCGGTCTGAAGAGGCTGTTGCTGGGCAGTGTTGCGCGGGCTGTCGTAGCGGAGTCTGACATCCCGGTGCTGGTGGCGAGAGAACGAATCGGCTCTGACACGGACCAGCCTGTTCAGAGAATCCTGGTACCCCTCGACCTTTCAGATAATAGCGTTTCGGGATTGAGGGCCGCGCACAAACTGGCCACCCTGTTTCGTGCTCAGCTGGAAATCGTTAACGTGCTCGAGCGGTTTGCATTCCCCGTATCCCTCACCACGATCAAGACCCTGCGTGATCTTGTGCCGGATGTGGAGGAGCGCGTCCACCAGATGGTCGTCGATCTCGTCAAGGATCTACGAGGTCCATACATTCCTCACCGGATTCACGTCAGAGAGGGGATTCCGGCGCCGGTAATTCTCGACTTTGTCAATGAGCTTGGCTGTGATTTGATCGTGATGACAAAAAGGGGCCTTTCCGCGAGTGAACGGTTTGTTGTGGGAAGCACCACAGAGAAAGTTCTTCAGGGCGCGTCGTGCTCCGTCTATGTTGAGCCGCCGGTCAGTACGCCGGCTTCGGCTGCATAA
- a CDS encoding nitroreductase — translation MKDPEPNDPWLTSEHDFPESASLPERLRYLVGFAILAPSGHNTQPWLFAIGSQGLALLADRSRALPVVDPEDRELIMSCGAALFHLTVAMRHYRMEPGVTLFPDESDLDLLARVEVAGVYDPTLEEERLFMAIKKRHTNRCPFLDQPVPDLELDSLRAAAESSGARLDLFSDDNSKSALASLIATGDRIQARNKHFRRELAAWLRPNRSYRSDGIPGYAMGVGDMKSRLGPFVVRTFDWGDGQAAKDEQLAAGSPVLAVLSTDGDDHRSWLQAGMALDHVLLLAADYGIQASYLNQPIEVAELRRELVSIVGETRYPQIVLRMGYGTEDRRTPRRPASHVVVRE, via the coding sequence ATGAAGGATCCAGAGCCGAATGATCCGTGGCTGACGAGTGAGCATGATTTTCCGGAGTCTGCATCGTTGCCCGAGAGGCTGAGATACCTGGTCGGTTTTGCAATTCTTGCGCCCTCGGGTCACAACACACAGCCGTGGCTGTTCGCCATAGGTTCGCAGGGCCTCGCATTGCTGGCAGATCGCTCGCGAGCTCTACCCGTCGTTGATCCGGAAGACCGTGAGTTGATCATGAGTTGCGGTGCGGCGTTATTTCATCTGACCGTTGCCATGCGGCACTACCGCATGGAGCCCGGCGTCACGTTGTTTCCAGACGAATCCGATCTGGATCTGCTCGCGAGGGTGGAAGTTGCGGGTGTCTACGACCCGACGCTTGAGGAGGAACGCCTTTTCATGGCGATCAAGAAGCGCCACACGAACCGCTGTCCCTTTCTGGATCAACCCGTTCCAGATCTGGAACTTGACTCACTCCGGGCGGCTGCCGAGTCGTCGGGGGCGCGCCTCGACCTCTTCAGCGACGACAACAGCAAGAGTGCACTCGCGTCGCTGATCGCCACCGGCGATCGGATCCAGGCACGTAACAAGCACTTCAGGCGAGAGCTGGCGGCGTGGCTCAGGCCAAACCGGAGCTATCGTAGCGATGGAATACCCGGCTATGCCATGGGAGTGGGTGATATGAAGTCGAGGCTCGGACCGTTCGTCGTGCGAACGTTCGACTGGGGCGACGGACAGGCTGCAAAGGACGAACAACTGGCCGCGGGCTCTCCGGTTCTTGCGGTGCTCAGCACTGACGGAGATGACCATCGCTCGTGGTTGCAGGCCGGCATGGCGCTTGACCATGTGTTGTTGCTGGCGGCTGACTATGGCATCCAGGCATCGTATCTGAATCAGCCCATCGAGGTCGCGGAGCTACGTCGCGAACTTGTAAGCATAGTTGGAGAGACCCGGTACCCGCAGATCGTGTTGCGCATGGGCTATGGAACCGAAGACCGGAGAACGCCACGCCGGCCGGCATCGCACGTCGTCGTTCGGGAATAG
- the maf gene encoding septum formation inhibitor Maf, which produces MRTTIPFLLASASPRRRHLLEILGLPFSVITASVSEDVETEWAPAEIVQNLAIRKAASVADEYPDALVLGADTLVVVGDEILGKPVNQSEAVRMLEMLSARTHQVFTGLALVSRASDRSTVGHEVTDVTFAELDPAQISAYVASGSPMDKAGAYGIQEDLGATFVSGIRGDYYTVVGLPLHRLYRMLTSEFGDLLEFDLAPNSNL; this is translated from the coding sequence ATGCGAACCACCATCCCCTTCCTGCTCGCATCGGCATCACCTCGACGACGACATCTGCTCGAAATCCTTGGTCTGCCGTTCTCAGTAATCACGGCGTCGGTATCCGAGGATGTCGAGACGGAGTGGGCACCCGCAGAGATTGTTCAGAATCTCGCCATTCGCAAAGCCGCATCCGTAGCGGATGAATATCCGGATGCGCTGGTTCTCGGGGCGGACACTCTTGTGGTGGTTGGAGACGAAATCCTCGGTAAACCCGTCAATCAGTCCGAGGCTGTACGGATGCTGGAGATGCTAAGTGCGCGGACTCATCAGGTATTCACCGGCCTTGCCCTCGTCTCCCGGGCCTCCGATCGATCAACGGTAGGCCATGAGGTCACGGATGTCACGTTCGCCGAACTGGACCCGGCGCAGATTAGCGCGTATGTGGCGTCCGGCTCGCCGATGGACAAGGCGGGCGCATATGGTATACAGGAGGATCTCGGGGCCACTTTCGTTTCCGGGATCCGAGGCGACTACTACACGGTAGTCGGTCTTCCGCTTCACCGACTGTACAGGATGCTCACGAGCGAATTCGGTGACCTGCTGGAATTCGATCTAGCTCCGAATTCGAACTTGTGA